In Onychomys torridus chromosome 15, mOncTor1.1, whole genome shotgun sequence, the following proteins share a genomic window:
- the LOC118596082 gene encoding zinc finger protein 58-like isoform X1 — protein MEAFSLLLKSAHYLKTFFYVVILHGGYVSFVPNSCTMPWRHKSQGIGAGSDLKVSCLREMLTFWDVAIEFSAEERECLEPAQWNLYRDVMLENYSNLVFLGLAVSKPLLVTFLEQRQEPSDVKRQAAANVHPGVICTSQQGTTPKNYINKAIGCNPLHIQCQRIHSREKLYKCEECGKGLSSQITLSIHKRLHTGDKPYMCIECHKTFNTRSSLFIHQKNHTDEKSYKCEECGKLFYYPSMLKQHQRIHCGEKPYKCEECGKAFYEPSFLHVHQRIHSAEKPYRCEVCGKAFYGLSFLQVHQQIHTAEKPYKCEECGKRFSYLAHLKQHQTVHTGEKSHKCKECGRCFFSSSSLRRHKKIHSEDNPYTCVQCGKRFSCSRQLREHQTLHTGEKPYKCEECGKCFSLSSSFKRHQTIHSEDNPYTCVQCGKRYFCSRDLQEHQTLHTGEKPYKCEECHKGFRYHSGFMKHKRVHNGKIS, from the exons ATGGAG GCCTTCTCATTGCTGCTCAAGTCTGCACattatttaaagacatttttctatGTAGTCATTCTTCATGGAGGATATGTTTCATTTGTCCCAAATTCTTGCACCATGCCCTGGAGACACAAGAGTCAGGGGATtggagctggatctgacctgaaggTCTCCTGCCTAAGG GAAATGCTGACCTTCTGGGATGTGGCCATTGAGTtctctgcagaagagagggaatgtCTGGAGCCTGCTCAGTGGAATCTGTACagggatgtgatgctggagaattacagcaacctTGTGTTCCTTG GTCTTGCTGTGTCTAAGCCACTCCTAGTGACATTTTTGGAACAAAGACAAGAGCCTTCAGATGTGAAGAGACAAGCAGCAGCCAATGTGCATCCAG gagtaaTTTGTACTTCCCAACAAg GAACAACGCctaagaattatattaacaaggCCATTGGTTGTAACCCGCTGCATATTCAATGCCAGAGAATTCATTCACGGGAGAAACtctacaagtgtgaagaatgtggaaaGGGCCTAAGTTCTCAAATAACACTTTCCATCCACAAGAGACTTCATACTGGAGACAAACCCTACATGTGTATAGAATGTCATAAGACCTTTAATACTCGCTCATCACTTTTTATACACCAGAAAAATCATACTGATGAAAAAtcctacaagtgtgaagaatgtggcaaatTATTTTACTATCCTTCAATGCTGAAGCAACATCAAAGGATTCAttgtggagagaaaccctacaagtgtgaagaatgtggcaaagcTTTTTATGAACCATCATTCCTTCATGTACATCAACGAATTCATTCTGCAGAGAAACCCTACAGGTGTGAAGTATGTGGCAAAGCTTTTTATGGACTATCATTCCTTCAGGTACATCAACAAATTCatactgcagagaaaccctacaagtgtgaagagtGTGGCAAAAGGTTTTCTTACCTTGCACATCTTAAGCAGCATCAGACagtccacactggagagaaaTCACACAAGTGTAAAGAGTGTGGCAGATGTTTTTTCTCATCTTCATCCCTTAGAAGACATAAAAAAATCCATTCTGAAGACAATCCTTATACCTGTGTACAATGTGGCAAACGGTTTTCCTGTTCTAGGCAGCTTCGGGAACATCAAAcacttcatactggagagaaaccctacaagtgtgaagagtGTGGTAAATGTTTTTCCTTATCTTCATCCTTTAAACGACATCAAACAATTCATTCTGAAGACAATCCTTATACCTGTGTACAATGTGGCAAACGATATTTTTGTTCTAGGGATCTTCAGGAACATCAAAcacttcatactggagagaaaccctacaagtgtgaagaatgtcacAAAGGCTTTCGTTATCACTCAGGCTTTATGAAACACAAGAGAGTTCATAATGGAAAGATATCCTAA
- the LOC118596082 gene encoding zinc finger protein 58-like isoform X2, translating to MEEMLTFWDVAIEFSAEERECLEPAQWNLYRDVMLENYSNLVFLGLAVSKPLLVTFLEQRQEPSDVKRQAAANVHPGVICTSQQGTTPKNYINKAIGCNPLHIQCQRIHSREKLYKCEECGKGLSSQITLSIHKRLHTGDKPYMCIECHKTFNTRSSLFIHQKNHTDEKSYKCEECGKLFYYPSMLKQHQRIHCGEKPYKCEECGKAFYEPSFLHVHQRIHSAEKPYRCEVCGKAFYGLSFLQVHQQIHTAEKPYKCEECGKRFSYLAHLKQHQTVHTGEKSHKCKECGRCFFSSSSLRRHKKIHSEDNPYTCVQCGKRFSCSRQLREHQTLHTGEKPYKCEECGKCFSLSSSFKRHQTIHSEDNPYTCVQCGKRYFCSRDLQEHQTLHTGEKPYKCEECHKGFRYHSGFMKHKRVHNGKIS from the exons ATGGAG GAAATGCTGACCTTCTGGGATGTGGCCATTGAGTtctctgcagaagagagggaatgtCTGGAGCCTGCTCAGTGGAATCTGTACagggatgtgatgctggagaattacagcaacctTGTGTTCCTTG GTCTTGCTGTGTCTAAGCCACTCCTAGTGACATTTTTGGAACAAAGACAAGAGCCTTCAGATGTGAAGAGACAAGCAGCAGCCAATGTGCATCCAG gagtaaTTTGTACTTCCCAACAAg GAACAACGCctaagaattatattaacaaggCCATTGGTTGTAACCCGCTGCATATTCAATGCCAGAGAATTCATTCACGGGAGAAACtctacaagtgtgaagaatgtggaaaGGGCCTAAGTTCTCAAATAACACTTTCCATCCACAAGAGACTTCATACTGGAGACAAACCCTACATGTGTATAGAATGTCATAAGACCTTTAATACTCGCTCATCACTTTTTATACACCAGAAAAATCATACTGATGAAAAAtcctacaagtgtgaagaatgtggcaaatTATTTTACTATCCTTCAATGCTGAAGCAACATCAAAGGATTCAttgtggagagaaaccctacaagtgtgaagaatgtggcaaagcTTTTTATGAACCATCATTCCTTCATGTACATCAACGAATTCATTCTGCAGAGAAACCCTACAGGTGTGAAGTATGTGGCAAAGCTTTTTATGGACTATCATTCCTTCAGGTACATCAACAAATTCatactgcagagaaaccctacaagtgtgaagagtGTGGCAAAAGGTTTTCTTACCTTGCACATCTTAAGCAGCATCAGACagtccacactggagagaaaTCACACAAGTGTAAAGAGTGTGGCAGATGTTTTTTCTCATCTTCATCCCTTAGAAGACATAAAAAAATCCATTCTGAAGACAATCCTTATACCTGTGTACAATGTGGCAAACGGTTTTCCTGTTCTAGGCAGCTTCGGGAACATCAAAcacttcatactggagagaaaccctacaagtgtgaagagtGTGGTAAATGTTTTTCCTTATCTTCATCCTTTAAACGACATCAAACAATTCATTCTGAAGACAATCCTTATACCTGTGTACAATGTGGCAAACGATATTTTTGTTCTAGGGATCTTCAGGAACATCAAAcacttcatactggagagaaaccctacaagtgtgaagaatgtcacAAAGGCTTTCGTTATCACTCAGGCTTTATGAAACACAAGAGAGTTCATAATGGAAAGATATCCTAA